Sequence from the Paenibacillus tundrae genome:
TTGACGTATTCTTGGGTATGGACGTAGCTTCCACTGAGTTCTACAAAGATGGTAAATATACACTTGCTGGCGAAGGTAAATCTTACACTTCCGCTGAGTATGTTGACCTTCTGGCTTCATGGGTTGAGAAATACCCAATCATCACAATCGAAGACGGTATGTCCGAAGATGACTGGGATGGTTGGAAATTGCTCACTGAGAAATTGGGAGACAAAGTACAACTCGTTGGTGACGACTTGTTCGTAACAAACACAGAGCGTCTGGGTAGAGGTATCGAGCAAGGTATCGGTAACTCCATCCTGATCAAAGTAAACCAAATCGGTACATTGACTGAAACATTCGATGCAATCGAAATGGCTAAACGTGCAGGATACACTGCTGTAATCTCCCACCGTTCCGGAGAGTCCGAAGACAGCACAATCGCTGACATCGCTGTTGCAACAAATGCAGGTCAAATCAAAACAGGTGCTCCTTCCCGTACAGACCGTATCGCGAAGTACAACCAATTGCTCCGCATTGAGGATCAACTGGGTGAACTGGCTCAATACAATGGTCTTAAAGGATTCTACAACCTCAAAAAATAAGCTGTGTACACAGCTTTTCGGGCAAGCCGGGTAACCGGCTTGTCTTTTTATTATGGAGAGGAATCTCCGTTAGACTTTGCTACAACAGTGGATAAAGTTGGATGAATGTATAGGAAGCACTACTTGTATCACAGCAGTAGCTATGGTACAATCAAACTAACTGTTTTTATGGTGAGATGTTATGCCCACATGGGTAGGAGGTGGAAAGAATGGATATTGCTTTGAAATTGCTGCTCGTTGTTTTCTCGATCGGTCTAATCACTGTAGTATTGCTGCAGCACGGGAAAAGCGCTGGTTTGGCGGGTGCCATCTCCGGTGGTGCGGAACATCTTTTCGGTAAAACGAAAGCGCGCGGACTGGATCTTTTCTTGCAACGTGCAACGGTTGTACTCGGTGCAGGTTTCATGATTTTGTCTATTATTGTTACGATCGTCTCCAAGTAAGAAGGATACTTTCTTATACAATTCAATAGCATGAGCGGAATTCGCTTGTAAGATTAACCTTCGTTTCGAGAAGAAACGGAGGTTTTTTAATAAGTTTTAACGTGTCCAGTATTTTCCTGCCACTACAATTACATGATTTAATTTTCTCTTCTGTTCGGTTCTCCTTCCTTCGAAGGTATGCCCCTGCGATATAGGGAATGTACCTGTCTGTGCTTCCGCGCATAATCTATTCCTATAATGAGGTTCATGATACATGAACATGTAGATTGATCCCTTTTTCAGTAAGTATAGAAGAATTAATTCTAACTTGAAATGATCCGTAGTTACCTTTGAAAGCGTGCTTATGCTTAAGCAATCCTGCGACTGTGGTTTTTTTGTTAGGGACGGATGTGCTGGATTGAATTCGTGTATACTAGGGTATGAGATAGTAAGGTATGCATTACATTGCATGAAATTGGTAAGGATTCCGATACATAAAGAGATGAGACCAGATCATACTTTTATGTTTCCCGAGGTGAATATATTAATGATAACAGAACAACAATTGCTCGACTTTATGCGGGAAACCGCTTATAAACCGATGACTTATCAAGAGCTGGAACAGCACTTCGAGATTGAAGATGCGGCTGATTTCAAATCTTTTTTGATTATGCTCAATACGCTGGAGGAATCCGGCAAGATTTTGCTTACCCGTAACAACCGTTACGGTATGCCTGAACGTATGGACTTGGTTCGTGGACGTTTGCAGGCACACGCCAAAGGGTTTGCTTTTCTGATCCCAGAGGATCGAGAGCACCCAGATGTGTACATTCATGCGAATGATATGAAAAGTGCGATGAATGGAGACATCGTGTTTGTGAAGGTCACTTCTAAAGGGCCATCAGGTGGACGTTTGGAGGGCGAGATCGTTCGCATTGTTACACGTGCGGTGACACAAGTCGTTGGGGTATTCCAAAGCCATGAGGTATACGGATTCGTCATTCCGGACGATAAACGCATTAACCGGGATATCTTCATTCCGCGTACCAATTTTGCTGGAGCTGTGGATGGACAAAAGGTTGTAGCGAAGATCGTTAGTTACCCAGAAGGCCGTGCAGCGGCTGAGGGTGAGATTATTGAGATTCTTGGGCATAAGGATGAGCCGGGGATTGATATTTTGTCCGTCATTCGTAAACACCAATTGCCAGAAGCTTTCCCAGATGAAGTCGTTGGTGAAGCAGAACAGGCTCCGGACTCCATTACAGATGAGGAGATCGTGCAACAGGGTCGCCGTGATCTGCGTGGACTGAATATTGTTACGATTGATGGCGAAGATGCCAAAGACTTAGATGATGCGGTGAACGTTGAGAAGCTAC
This genomic interval carries:
- the secG gene encoding preprotein translocase subunit SecG, with product MDIALKLLLVVFSIGLITVVLLQHGKSAGLAGAISGGAEHLFGKTKARGLDLFLQRATVVLGAGFMILSIIVTIVSK